A region from the Halomarina litorea genome encodes:
- the hutH gene encoding histidine ammonia-lyase gives MTEPVELDGESLTPEDVARVAREGTRVEVAEDARERVREARERVEGIVESGEPVYGINTGFGDLVDTRIPPDRVDELQTNLVRSHAAGAGRELEVEEVRALMLTRINALVKGYSGVREVVVDHLLALLNGSVHPVVKSRGSLGASGDLAPLAHMSLVLLREGEADTPDGRLSGAEALARIDCDPLTLRAKEGLALINGTQLTVGLAALAVVDAERLCRAADAAGALTVEVTMGTTAAMEAAVQRVRPHAGQTVAARNVKRLCEGSEIVESHRNCDRVQDAYSLRCVPQVHGAVRDAVAHLREAVEVELNSATDNPLVFPAESVDRRTSGTDAADVVSGGNFHGEPLALRLDYLTSALTELAAISERRADRLLNPHVQEEYLPPFLTPESGVRSGYMIAQYTAAALVSECRSTGRPSTDNTPVSGNQEDHVSMSATSAFAARRTLANARTVLAVELVCGAQAAEFVPEGEGGRLEHGVGTGATYEAVREVVPRLEADRPVHADIDAADALVETGALEQALRAAMAEEIE, from the coding sequence ATGACTGAGCCGGTCGAACTCGACGGCGAGTCGCTCACCCCCGAGGACGTCGCGCGGGTCGCCCGCGAGGGCACGCGGGTCGAGGTGGCAGAGGACGCGCGCGAGCGGGTCCGCGAGGCCCGCGAGCGCGTGGAGGGCATCGTCGAGAGCGGCGAACCGGTGTACGGCATCAACACGGGGTTCGGCGACCTCGTGGACACCCGCATCCCGCCGGACAGGGTCGATGAACTCCAGACGAACCTCGTCCGGAGCCACGCCGCCGGTGCAGGTCGGGAACTCGAAGTCGAAGAGGTACGGGCGCTGATGCTCACGCGAATCAATGCCCTCGTGAAGGGCTACTCCGGCGTCCGCGAGGTGGTAGTCGACCACCTGCTCGCCCTGCTGAACGGGTCGGTCCACCCCGTCGTGAAGTCGCGAGGGAGCCTCGGAGCCAGCGGTGACCTCGCCCCGCTGGCGCACATGTCGCTCGTCCTCCTCAGGGAGGGGGAGGCCGACACGCCCGACGGTCGACTGTCGGGGGCCGAGGCCCTCGCCCGAATCGACTGCGACCCGCTCACCCTCCGGGCGAAGGAGGGACTGGCGCTCATCAACGGCACCCAGTTGACCGTCGGACTGGCCGCACTCGCCGTCGTGGACGCCGAACGCCTCTGCCGGGCGGCGGACGCGGCGGGGGCGCTCACCGTCGAGGTGACGATGGGGACGACGGCGGCGATGGAGGCAGCCGTCCAGCGGGTGCGTCCGCACGCCGGCCAGACCGTCGCCGCCCGGAACGTCAAGCGCCTGTGCGAGGGATCGGAGATCGTCGAGTCGCACCGCAACTGCGACCGGGTGCAGGACGCCTACTCCCTCAGGTGCGTCCCGCAGGTCCACGGCGCGGTCCGGGACGCCGTCGCCCACCTCCGGGAGGCCGTCGAAGTGGAACTCAACAGCGCGACGGACAACCCCCTCGTCTTTCCGGCGGAGTCGGTCGACCGCCGCACGTCGGGGACGGACGCCGCCGACGTGGTGTCGGGCGGGAACTTCCACGGCGAACCGCTCGCGCTCCGTCTAGACTACCTCACGAGCGCGCTGACCGAACTCGCGGCCATCTCCGAGCGCCGGGCCGACCGCCTGCTGAACCCCCACGTCCAGGAGGAGTACCTCCCGCCGTTCCTCACGCCCGAGAGCGGCGTCCGGTCGGGCTACATGATAGCCCAGTACACCGCCGCCGCGCTGGTCAGCGAGTGCCGGTCGACCGGGCGGCCCTCGACGGACAACACGCCCGTCAGCGGCAATCAGGAGGACCACGTCAGCATGAGTGCCACCTCGGCGTTCGCGGCGCGGCGGACGCTCGCCAACGCGCGGACCGTCCTCGCCGTCGAACTCGTCTGTGGCGCACAGGCCGCCGAGTTCGTCCCCGAGGGCGAGGGGGGTCGGTTGGAACACGGCGTCGGGACGGGTGCGACCTACGAGGCGGTGCGGGAGGTGGTCCCCCGACTGGAGGCGGACCGGCCCGTCCACGCCGACATCGACGCCGCGGACGCCCTCGTGGAGACGGGGGCGCTGGAGCAGGCGCTCCGGGCGGCGATGGCCGAAGAAATCGAGTAA
- a CDS encoding RPA family protein, translated as MSGAPTREVARRVFATEFNDSTYTFKESDEERAPVYALLPTGERANRVFAVGTLTETEDVGSDSEYWQGRVVDPTGTFFMYAGQYQPDAASFLREAEPPTYVSVVGKPRTFETDDGDVNVSLRPESITAVDADTRDRWVVETATRTIERCDAVEEGGEYARMAEEHYPETDFEQYRRAALSALEDLDEESAEAESEASA; from the coding sequence ATGTCCGGAGCACCTACCCGCGAGGTCGCACGCCGCGTCTTCGCCACCGAGTTCAACGATTCGACGTACACCTTCAAGGAGAGCGACGAGGAGCGCGCACCCGTCTACGCGCTGCTCCCGACCGGCGAGCGCGCCAACCGCGTGTTCGCCGTCGGCACCCTCACCGAGACCGAGGACGTCGGCTCCGACTCGGAGTACTGGCAGGGCCGCGTCGTCGACCCGACGGGCACGTTCTTCATGTACGCCGGGCAGTACCAGCCCGACGCCGCGAGCTTCCTCCGCGAGGCCGAACCGCCGACGTACGTCTCCGTCGTGGGCAAACCCCGCACGTTCGAGACGGACGACGGCGACGTGAACGTCTCGCTGCGCCCCGAGTCCATCACCGCGGTGGACGCCGACACGCGCGACCGCTGGGTCGTCGAGACGGCCACCCGGACCATCGAGCGCTGTGACGCCGTGGAGGAGGGCGGCGAGTACGCTCGCATGGCCGAGGAGCACTACCCCGAGACCGACTTCGAGCAGTACCGCCGGGCCGCGCTCAGTGCCCTGGAGGACCTGGACGAGGAGTCCGCCGAGGCGGAGTCCGAAGCCTCCGCGTAA
- a CDS encoding replication factor A (Replication protein A protects and stabilize the intermediate ssDNA that is generated by the unwinding action of a DNA helicase at the replication fork. In addition, SSBs prevent the formation of secondary structures by single-stranded template DNA.), with product MADLQQHAEAIHAQFSDHLDITVDEVRERLDTLVTEYKVPADEARRSLVNNYLDEAGLDRDELGGGGGGNELVPVGEVDADEEWIDVRAVVVELWEPRSDSISQVGLLGDESGTIKFVSFKTSELPKLEEGAAYRLGNVVTDEYEGRFSVKLNRTTSIEKLDEDIEVGDDSTEVEGALVDIQRGSGLIKRCPEEDCTRVLQNGRCSEHGEVEGEFDLRIKGVLDDGTQVHEVIFDEEMTEELTGITLAEAKEMAMDALDTSVVADEMKAGVLGTYYRVRGPTFGRYVLADEFERLGPVDAEAALIKARSM from the coding sequence ATGGCAGACCTGCAACAGCACGCCGAAGCGATACACGCGCAGTTCTCAGACCACCTGGACATCACCGTCGACGAGGTACGGGAGCGTCTCGACACCCTCGTCACCGAGTACAAGGTCCCCGCCGACGAGGCGCGGCGCAGTCTCGTCAACAACTACCTCGACGAGGCCGGTCTCGACCGGGACGAACTCGGCGGCGGTGGCGGCGGCAACGAACTCGTCCCCGTCGGCGAGGTCGACGCCGACGAGGAGTGGATCGACGTCCGCGCGGTGGTCGTCGAACTGTGGGAACCCCGCAGCGACTCCATCTCGCAGGTGGGCCTGCTCGGCGACGAGTCGGGCACCATCAAGTTCGTCTCGTTCAAGACCAGCGAACTCCCCAAGCTGGAGGAGGGCGCGGCCTACCGCCTCGGGAACGTCGTCACCGACGAGTACGAGGGCCGGTTCTCGGTCAAGCTCAACCGCACGACGAGCATCGAGAAACTGGACGAGGACATCGAGGTCGGCGACGATTCGACCGAGGTGGAGGGCGCGCTGGTGGACATCCAGCGCGGCTCCGGGCTCATCAAGCGCTGTCCCGAGGAGGACTGCACGCGCGTCCTCCAGAACGGGCGATGTTCGGAACACGGCGAGGTCGAAGGCGAGTTCGACCTCCGCATCAAGGGCGTGCTGGACGACGGCACGCAGGTCCACGAGGTCATCTTCGACGAGGAGATGACCGAGGAACTGACGGGCATCACCCTCGCGGAGGCGAAGGAGATGGCCATGGACGCCCTCGACACGTCGGTCGTCGCCGACGAGATGAAGGCGGGCGTCCTCGGAACGTACTACCGCGTGCGCGGCCCGACGTTCGGCCGCTACGTGCTGGCCGACGAGTTCGAGCGCCTCGGGCCGGTGGATGCAGAGGCTGCGCTCATCAAAGCGAGGTCGATGTAA
- a CDS encoding DUF7091 family protein: MSNRRRFERILRTKLRSAGRQYAEARHAYEAARNVAASDLPVDEEGRAKIVCRRYAERRAVDLDSGFRPDCFDADHVDCQGCVEDIRDGRVETW, from the coding sequence ATGAGCAACCGGCGGCGCTTCGAACGCATCCTCCGGACGAAGCTCCGGTCCGCGGGTCGCCAGTACGCCGAGGCGCGCCACGCCTACGAGGCGGCCCGGAACGTCGCCGCCTCGGACCTCCCCGTCGACGAGGAGGGGCGGGCCAAAATCGTCTGTCGGCGCTACGCCGAACGGCGGGCCGTCGACCTCGACTCGGGGTTCCGGCCGGACTGTTTCGACGCCGACCACGTGGACTGTCAGGGCTGCGTCGAGGACATCCGCGACGGGCGCGTCGAGACGTGGTGA
- a CDS encoding mannose-1-phosphate guanylyltransferase: protein MQTIAVVLAGGVGTRLYPASSESRPKQFLSFGDGPSLLTRTVDRASEVAETVYVLTRPDYAETVPDHAPDAEVLVEPAGRDTGPALVYAAHRIREREAECVLLCLPSDHHVEGDFASVARRACEVAGETDKLVTLGVEPTRPAVGYGYIKPGEDRGDYYEAAGFFEKPDPGAAERYRYNGFYWNAGMFAWTPDALLREARGTDLDSLVTGLESGTAERAFALAPSVSIDNAVLEHSDEVAMVPATFEWDDLGAWDALARVFDEEADRDGNVVRGNGLLLDTENCLVATDETSHVSAVGVSNLTVAAYDGRVLVVPTREAQRVREVVERLREDEDEDEDE from the coding sequence ATGCAGACCATCGCAGTCGTCCTCGCGGGCGGCGTCGGCACGCGCCTCTACCCCGCGAGTTCCGAGTCCCGCCCGAAGCAGTTCCTCTCGTTCGGCGACGGGCCCTCCCTCCTGACGCGCACCGTCGACCGGGCGAGCGAGGTGGCCGAGACGGTGTACGTCCTCACCCGCCCGGACTACGCCGAGACGGTGCCCGACCACGCCCCCGACGCGGAGGTGCTGGTCGAACCCGCCGGGCGCGACACCGGTCCCGCCCTGGTGTACGCCGCCCACCGAATCCGCGAGCGAGAGGCAGAGTGCGTCCTCCTCTGTCTCCCGAGCGACCACCACGTCGAGGGCGACTTCGCCTCCGTCGCGCGCCGGGCCTGCGAGGTGGCGGGTGAGACGGACAAACTCGTGACCCTCGGTGTCGAACCGACCCGTCCCGCCGTCGGCTACGGCTACATCAAACCCGGCGAGGACCGCGGCGACTACTACGAGGCGGCCGGGTTCTTCGAGAAACCCGACCCCGGCGCGGCCGAACGCTACCGCTACAACGGCTTCTACTGGAACGCGGGGATGTTCGCGTGGACGCCCGACGCCCTCCTCCGCGAGGCGCGGGGGACGGACCTCGACTCGCTGGTGACGGGCCTCGAATCGGGCACCGCCGAACGGGCGTTCGCGCTCGCCCCCTCGGTGAGCATCGACAACGCGGTCCTCGAACACTCGGACGAGGTTGCGATGGTGCCTGCCACCTTCGAGTGGGACGACCTCGGCGCGTGGGACGCCCTCGCCCGCGTCTTCGACGAGGAGGCGGACCGCGACGGCAACGTCGTCCGCGGGAACGGCCTCCTGCTGGACACGGAGAACTGCCTCGTCGCCACCGACGAGACGAGCCACGTCAGCGCCGTCGGCGTCTCGAACCTCACCGTCGCGGCCTACGACGGGCGCGTGCTGGTCGTCCCGACGCGGGAGGCCCAGCGGGTCCGGGAAGTCGTCGAGCGGTTGCGAGAGGACGAAGACGAGGATGAGGACGAGTAG
- a CDS encoding DeoR family transcriptional regulator — protein sequence MLPAERKRTIVELVSENGDRSVNGLAESLGYSEATIRRDLRDLESEGRIEEAEAAATGSGTRSPDRSGDGSDDTVSSDVELERGGATPPTPNASAGTPGSACSTA from the coding sequence ATGTTGCCCGCTGAGCGAAAACGGACCATCGTCGAACTGGTGTCTGAGAACGGGGACCGGTCGGTGAACGGTCTCGCCGAGTCCCTCGGGTACTCCGAGGCGACCATCCGCCGCGACCTGCGCGACCTCGAGTCCGAGGGGCGCATCGAGGAGGCCGAGGCCGCCGCCACGGGTAGCGGGACCAGGAGTCCCGACCGGTCGGGGGACGGTTCGGACGACACCGTCTCGTCGGACGTGGAACTCGAGCGGGGGGGTGCGACGCCCCCGACCCCGAACGCATCGGCGGGGACCCCCGGAAGCGCCTGTTCGACCGCCTGA
- a CDS encoding Tfx family DNA-binding protein yields MTVPEDAPDLLDRVGFDPETSVLTRRQAEVLCLRERGIAQADIAAWLGTSRANVSSIEASARENVSKARETVAFAEALRAPVQVPVETGTDLYDVPEMVYSACDDAGVKVGYAAPELMKLVGDAAGDAVRGREVRRDILVGVTSDGRVRVRTP; encoded by the coding sequence ATGACCGTCCCCGAAGACGCCCCAGACCTGCTCGACCGCGTCGGCTTCGACCCCGAGACGAGCGTGCTGACCCGCCGGCAGGCGGAGGTGCTCTGCCTTCGCGAGCGGGGCATCGCGCAGGCCGACATCGCCGCGTGGCTCGGCACCTCCCGCGCCAACGTCTCCTCTATCGAGGCCAGTGCCCGCGAGAACGTCAGCAAGGCCCGCGAGACGGTGGCGTTCGCCGAGGCCCTCCGCGCGCCCGTACAGGTGCCAGTCGAGACGGGCACCGACCTCTACGACGTGCCCGAGATGGTGTACTCCGCCTGCGACGACGCCGGCGTGAAGGTGGGCTACGCCGCCCCGGAACTGATGAAACTCGTCGGCGACGCCGCCGGCGACGCCGTCCGTGGGCGCGAGGTGCGCCGGGACATCCTCGTCGGCGTGACCAGCGACGGACGCGTCCGGGTCCGGACCCCCTGA